CAACACCTGACAGATTTTGAAGGACTGCTTAAGGCAGGTGCAGTGGGATTTTCAGATGATGGGATTCCCCTTCAAAGCACTAAGGTTGTCCGTGAAGCTTTGGAAGAAGCTAAGCGTCTAGGAACCTTTATCAGTCTGCATGAAGAAGACCCTGAGTTGAATGGCATTCTTGGTTTGAATGAGAACATTGCCAAGGAACACTTCCATGTCTGTGGTGCGACGGGTGTAGCCGAATATTCAATGACTGCGCGTGATGCTATGATTGCCCATGCGACAGGTGCTCACCTCCATATCCAACACCTTTCCAAGGAAGAAAGTGTCAAGGTGGTGGAATTTGCCCAAGGATTAGGAGCTCATGTGACGGCAGAAGTGGCACCTCAACACTTTTCGAAAACAGAAAGTCTGCTCTTGACTAAAGGAAGCAATGCTAAGATGAATCCACCTCTTCGCTTGGAATCTGACCGTCTAGCAGTGATTGAAGGCTTGAAGTCAGGCGTTATCTCCGTGATTGCGACTGACCACGCGCCTCACCATGCTGATGAGAAGAATGTTCCTGATATTACCAAAGCACCATCTGGAATGACTGGGCTTGAAACTTCGCTTTCTCTTGGTTTGACCTACTTGGTGCATGCTGGCCATTTAAGCCTGATGCATTTGCTTGAAAAGATGTCCTATAATCCAGCACGTCTCTATGATTTTGATGCTGGCTATATCGCAGTGGATGGACCGGCAGATTTGACCATCTTTGATCCAGAAGCAGATCGTCTGGTATCGGATCATTTCGCTTCAAAAGCGGGCAATTCACCATTTGTGGGTGAATCATTAAAAGGAAAAGTTGCTTATACGATCTGTGATGGACAAGTGATTTTTCAAGGATAGGCGATCGTATTCATATGAATCTTAAAAAAATGATGCAAGGCTTGGTTTTCTTTATAACCAGCCTTCTTGTCTTTGTCTTTCTATTTCGAGCTTTGCTACCAACTGCGTCTCCTCGTATGACCAAGCCCAAAACGGCTGAGAAAGAAATCACCTATACATATGTAGCTCTAGGAGATTCACTGACCAAAGGTGTTGGAGATAGTACCAATCAAGGGGGCTTTGTGCCCATCCTTGCTCAAAGTCTGTCCAATGAAAATGACGGCCAGTACCAGCCTGTCAACTATGGTGTAGCTGGAAATACAAGTGCTCAGATTTTAGATCGACTCAAGAAGCAAACAGACCTTCAGAAGGATCTCAAGAAGGCGCATGTCATGACCTTAACGGTTGGAGGAAATGATCTGCGCAAAGTCGTTGTCGATCATCTGAGTGATTTTTCTCTATCAGATATCCGAAAACCGCTCAAGAATTATACAGCTAACCTCAAAGAAATTATCACAAAAGCAAGAAAGGACAATCCCCATCTTCCTATTTATGTAGTGGGGATCTACAATCCTCTTTACCTGAATTTCCCTGAATTAACCAGTATTCAGACGGCTGTAGATCGTTGGAATGAGACGACGGAAGAAACCATCGCGCAATTTGATCAGGTCTATTTCGTTCCGATCAATGATCTGCTCTATAAAGGAATTGATGGCAAAATGGGCGTATCAGAAATCAGTGACGGGAAGACAACTGTTATCAATGATGCCCTGTATGAAGAGGATAGCTTTCACCCCAACAATACGGGCTATGAAAAGATGAAACAAGCAATATTGGAGAAAATCAATGCCACGAAAAAAACTTGGAGTCAAAAATAATCCCATCAAAGAGAAGGTCCCCTTCCTTCAAAAAATCAATATTTGGAAATGGTTATTTTTAGGTTTGGTCAGCCTTCTCTTAGCCTTCGCTATAGTTGTGCAAGGACGCTTAGCGACGCCAAGAGAAGATGTTAGCCAGCTTCATCAAGCAGTTGGCATCAAAGATGTCAAAGTTGGAACCATGACAACGACTCGGGATCAACTCAATGATACTATCAAATCGCTACTGAAAAAATATAAGCTGTCCGACTACAAGGTCTATGCGGACAATCAGCAAATCCTATTAGAAGGGCAGTTGAGTCTCTTGGGGAAGGATTATCCCTTATACATTTACTTCCAACCATCCAAATTGGAAAATGGGAACATCCTCTTGACGGTG
Above is a window of Streptococcus sp. LPB0220 DNA encoding:
- a CDS encoding dihydroorotase, whose protein sequence is MVVIKNGRVMDPKTGLDQVCDLRIEGKKIVEIAENLPTDGQEVLDATGLVVAPGLIDVHVHFREPGQTHKEDIHTGALAAAAGGFTRVVMMANTNPTISDIATLEEVLASAAKENLHIHTVATVTKNFDGQHLTDFEGLLKAGAVGFSDDGIPLQSTKVVREALEEAKRLGTFISLHEEDPELNGILGLNENIAKEHFHVCGATGVAEYSMTARDAMIAHATGAHLHIQHLSKEESVKVVEFAQGLGAHVTAEVAPQHFSKTESLLLTKGSNAKMNPPLRLESDRLAVIEGLKSGVISVIATDHAPHHADEKNVPDITKAPSGMTGLETSLSLGLTYLVHAGHLSLMHLLEKMSYNPARLYDFDAGYIAVDGPADLTIFDPEADRLVSDHFASKAGNSPFVGESLKGKVAYTICDGQVIFQG
- a CDS encoding SGNH/GDSL hydrolase family protein; translation: MNLKKMMQGLVFFITSLLVFVFLFRALLPTASPRMTKPKTAEKEITYTYVALGDSLTKGVGDSTNQGGFVPILAQSLSNENDGQYQPVNYGVAGNTSAQILDRLKKQTDLQKDLKKAHVMTLTVGGNDLRKVVVDHLSDFSLSDIRKPLKNYTANLKEIITKARKDNPHLPIYVVGIYNPLYLNFPELTSIQTAVDRWNETTEETIAQFDQVYFVPINDLLYKGIDGKMGVSEISDGKTTVINDALYEEDSFHPNNTGYEKMKQAILEKINATKKTWSQK
- a CDS encoding YpmS family protein translates to MPRKKLGVKNNPIKEKVPFLQKINIWKWLFLGLVSLLLAFAIVVQGRLATPREDVSQLHQAVGIKDVKVGTMTTTRDQLNDTIKSLLKKYKLSDYKVYADNQQILLEGQLSLLGKDYPLYIYFQPSKLENGNILLTVKDFSVGTFQIPQRMVLQLLSKNKNIPKFVQISPKQSTITIVLPEIDNDFGIYVKANTIDLYNDKIVFDLYQKK